In Methanothrix sp., a genomic segment contains:
- a CDS encoding DUF4231 domain-containing protein yields MVTNITLERLEEQVRWHSHNAKWNQDRYKWLKGVEFIAAALVPFFAGWGAYPIVTGLLAVAVVVLEAIQSIYQFQGKGITYQSTAEALKHEKYLWYATAGHYLTARNPEALLAERIEEILYSGHGRYNSEMEPMSRARVAGKQ; encoded by the coding sequence ATGGTCACAAACATAACGCTGGAGAGGCTGGAGGAGCAGGTCAGATGGCACAGTCACAATGCAAAATGGAATCAGGATCGATATAAGTGGCTGAAGGGGGTGGAGTTCATTGCCGCAGCCCTGGTTCCATTCTTCGCCGGCTGGGGGGCCTATCCGATTGTCACTGGGCTTTTGGCTGTGGCGGTGGTGGTTCTTGAGGCCATTCAGAGCATATACCAGTTCCAGGGCAAGGGGATAACATACCAGTCCACTGCCGAGGCTCTGAAGCATGAGAAGTATCTATGGTATGCAACTGCAGGACACTATCTGACGGCAAGGAATCCCGAGGCTCTGCTGGCAGAGAGAATCGAGGAGATTTTATACTCAGGGCATGGAAGGTACAACTCCGAGATGGAGCCGATGAGCAGAGCCAGGGTGGCTGGTAAGCAGTAA
- a CDS encoding DUF2284 domain-containing protein: MNDVNLDCLLLELKEVHPDIFYISTDAIVVADWVSLKCRYGCRAYGKHLCCPPFAPSPEEMRGVVSEYQTAILARFQAEPGPGTDPEHIHHYLWDSIAHLHDTIYQLERRAFLNGYYKALGFYALPCALCESCVAEEMQERGVGMNPLDVLKCRHKERVRPSMEGCGVDVFKTLENVGYRPQVIRSYTERVILFGMVLLE; encoded by the coding sequence ATGAATGATGTGAATTTGGACTGCCTTCTCCTGGAGCTGAAGGAGGTCCATCCGGACATCTTCTACATCTCCACTGATGCCATAGTGGTGGCCGATTGGGTGAGTCTGAAATGCAGATACGGCTGCCGGGCCTATGGCAAACACCTATGCTGCCCGCCCTTCGCCCCCTCACCGGAGGAGATGAGGGGGGTGGTATCTGAATACCAGACAGCGATTTTGGCCAGGTTCCAGGCGGAGCCCGGGCCGGGGACCGATCCTGAGCATATCCATCACTACCTCTGGGACTCCATTGCTCATCTGCACGATACCATCTATCAGCTGGAGAGAAGGGCATTTCTCAATGGCTACTACAAGGCCCTGGGCTTTTACGCCCTTCCCTGTGCCCTCTGCGAGAGCTGTGTGGCAGAGGAGATGCAGGAGAGGGGGGTGGGGATGAATCCACTGGACGTTCTCAAGTGCCGCCATAAAGAGAGGGTGAGGCCCTCCATGGAGGGCTGCGGGGTGGATGTGTTCAAGACCCTGGAGAATGTAGGATACCGTCCACAGGTGATAAGATCCTATACGGAGAGGGTTATCCTCTTCGGAATGGTGCTGCTGGAGTGA
- a CDS encoding alpha-amylase family glycosyl hydrolase encodes MNLLPLERLGARCTPEGIADFGVFLPWVSDENGNRISVKIIHETDQFLQDVPAKSFPMECSIDPKYGEYWHCQVEIDASEKPHKRSVWGNPGRYVYRYSLERGDKEPIDWIIDPYAREFGIGKLSAFTLGYEPHIWSKGEEQWRIPRQEDLIIYELMINEFGGDMETAVRHLEYLEDLGVNCIEIMPVTNIANTTDWGFLPIGYFGVDERFGKRRDMQRLIESAHQRGIAVILDMVYGHTDSLFPYSYLYREMGFGENPFLGDFAKNLFGESTDFRRALTRDFFYTVNHHWLKTYHVDGFRYDCVPNYWDGPTGQGYANLVYQTYKLVEGMSGSQDHWQRFFEGDEIRLIQCAEQLEGPEEILEKTYSSSTWQNQTFDAATDVAKAVAGAETEKLEGHLTHLGHRLGLLGYPKTMKINEDTIPKSALQYIENHDHYRFVCNFRTISRDDNDLLKEGDRRCWYKVQPYLIAIMTARGIPLIWQGQEMGENYFLPESGMGRVVIFRPMRWDYFYDPIGKRSIWLTRRLMKLRRKEQFLRGDHWFYDDPERYQSRGLLLFSRRAGDVFSLVALNFTDSDQKTYFPFPLGGDYYEEIHGEEGFRAKAGEWREIDIPSNYGRIWTAESGR; translated from the coding sequence ATGAATCTCTTGCCACTGGAGAGGTTGGGGGCCAGATGCACCCCGGAGGGCATAGCAGACTTCGGGGTCTTCCTGCCCTGGGTATCGGATGAGAATGGCAATCGCATCTCTGTCAAGATAATTCATGAGACTGACCAGTTCCTGCAGGATGTGCCGGCGAAGAGCTTCCCGATGGAATGCTCTATCGATCCAAAATATGGGGAGTACTGGCACTGCCAGGTGGAGATAGATGCCTCTGAAAAGCCCCATAAGAGATCCGTCTGGGGCAATCCGGGCAGATATGTATACCGCTATTCTCTGGAAAGAGGGGATAAAGAGCCCATCGACTGGATAATAGACCCCTATGCGCGGGAGTTTGGCATTGGAAAGCTCTCCGCCTTCACCCTGGGTTATGAGCCTCATATCTGGAGCAAGGGAGAAGAGCAATGGAGGATTCCCAGACAGGAGGACCTCATAATCTATGAGCTGATGATAAATGAGTTCGGCGGAGACATGGAGACTGCCGTCCGCCATCTGGAATACCTGGAGGATCTGGGGGTCAACTGCATTGAGATCATGCCGGTCACCAATATAGCCAACACCACCGACTGGGGATTTCTGCCCATCGGCTACTTCGGGGTGGACGAGAGGTTTGGCAAGAGAAGAGATATGCAGAGGCTGATCGAATCCGCCCATCAGAGGGGGATCGCCGTCATCTTGGATATGGTCTACGGCCATACGGACAGCCTCTTTCCCTACTCCTACCTCTACCGGGAGATGGGCTTTGGGGAGAATCCCTTTCTGGGGGACTTCGCCAAGAACCTTTTCGGAGAGAGCACCGATTTCAGGCGTGCTCTGACCCGCGACTTCTTCTATACCGTCAACCATCACTGGCTGAAGACCTATCATGTGGATGGATTCAGGTACGACTGCGTCCCCAACTACTGGGATGGCCCCACCGGCCAGGGCTATGCCAATCTGGTCTATCAGACCTATAAGCTGGTTGAGGGGATGAGCGGGTCTCAAGATCACTGGCAGAGGTTCTTTGAGGGTGATGAGATCCGCCTCATCCAGTGTGCAGAACAGCTTGAGGGCCCGGAGGAGATTCTGGAGAAGACCTATAGCAGCAGCACCTGGCAGAATCAGACCTTTGATGCCGCCACTGATGTGGCCAAAGCAGTGGCCGGAGCAGAGACTGAAAAGCTGGAGGGCCATCTGACCCACCTGGGCCACAGGCTGGGCCTTCTAGGTTATCCTAAAACAATGAAGATCAATGAGGATACCATTCCAAAAAGCGCCCTGCAGTATATTGAGAATCACGACCACTATCGCTTTGTCTGCAACTTCCGCACTATCAGCAGGGATGACAACGACCTTCTGAAAGAGGGGGACAGGAGATGCTGGTATAAGGTTCAGCCCTATCTGATCGCCATAATGACCGCCAGGGGAATTCCCCTGATCTGGCAGGGCCAGGAGATGGGGGAGAACTATTTTCTCCCGGAGAGCGGCATGGGAAGGGTGGTGATCTTCCGGCCCATGAGGTGGGATTACTTTTATGATCCCATTGGAAAGAGGAGCATTTGGCTGACCAGAAGGCTGATGAAGCTCAGGCGGAAGGAGCAGTTCCTGAGGGGAGATCACTGGTTCTATGACGATCCTGAGAGGTATCAGTCCCGAGGGCTCCTGCTCTTCTCCCGCCGGGCAGGGGATGTCTTCAGCCTGGTGGCCCTCAACTTCACAGACAGCGACCAGAAGACGTACTTCCCCTTTCCGCTGGGAGGCGATTATTATGAGGAGATCCACGGGGAGGAGGGTTTCAGGGCAAAGGCCGGGGAATGGCGGGAGATCGATATTCCCAGCAACTATGGGAGGATCTGGACGGCAGAGAGCGGAAGATAA
- a CDS encoding transglutaminase domain-containing protein, whose translation MITGCNWAGEAIIRDTIVYDKRAVVGCTGILIPTDIRDWLSHTRSKVIARALQEIGLPVSRDSGTFDMRTWLIWDYVTRSIDYVTDKSAFGLEDLWLFPEETLILGKGDCEDTSFLLASLLLASGISEQCVRVVMGRVASPAGAYGHAWVVYQCESGQWCLLETTLESAPPRLAPADPFTLPGNQYQYQPQFCLNSSHLWSMTQMKAELADYLNIRVKPRQPLLSQ comes from the coding sequence ATGATCACAGGATGTAATTGGGCAGGGGAGGCGATCATCAGAGATACTATCGTTTATGATAAGAGGGCTGTTGTCGGCTGCACAGGCATCCTGATTCCTACAGATATCCGGGACTGGCTGTCTCATACTCGGAGCAAGGTGATCGCCAGGGCCCTGCAGGAGATAGGCCTTCCCGTCTCCCGAGATTCAGGTACATTCGATATGAGGACCTGGCTGATCTGGGACTATGTGACGAGGTCAATAGATTACGTCACCGATAAGAGTGCTTTTGGCCTGGAGGATCTCTGGCTCTTTCCTGAGGAGACGCTGATTCTTGGCAAAGGGGACTGCGAGGACACCTCCTTTCTCCTGGCCTCTCTTCTCCTGGCCAGCGGGATCTCAGAGCAGTGCGTGCGGGTGGTGATGGGGCGGGTCGCCTCCCCTGCAGGAGCCTATGGCCATGCCTGGGTGGTCTACCAGTGTGAGTCAGGTCAGTGGTGTCTGCTGGAGACCACCCTGGAGTCGGCCCCTCCCCGCCTTGCTCCTGCCGATCCTTTCACCCTGCCAGGAAATCAATATCAGTACCAGCCCCAGTTCTGCTTAAACTCCTCTCATCTCTGGTCTATGACCCAGATGAAGGCCGAGCTGGCCGATTATCTGAATATCCGGGTCAAGCCCCGGCAGCCGCTGCTATCGCAATGA
- a CDS encoding Hpt domain-containing protein, with the protein MAEGDEISGNTLDRSVLDCLRELQNDGDPDIVAEVGGLFIEHSPQKVTAILQAVKNGDADGLRIAAHNLKSSSAYVGAMRLSEISRELEMMGRSQVLDEAEKKAEVLKKEHMRVIQELDAEIKRSN; encoded by the coding sequence ATGGCAGAAGGAGATGAGATTTCAGGCAACACTCTGGATCGATCGGTTCTCGATTGTCTCAGGGAGCTGCAGAATGATGGCGATCCGGATATCGTTGCCGAGGTAGGCGGTCTGTTCATCGAGCATTCACCGCAAAAGGTGACGGCGATCCTGCAAGCAGTGAAGAACGGGGATGCTGACGGGCTGAGGATAGCTGCCCACAACCTAAAATCCAGCAGCGCTTATGTTGGAGCAATGCGCCTCTCTGAGATCAGCCGGGAGCTGGAGATGATGGGCCGCTCTCAAGTGCTGGATGAAGCAGAGAAGAAGGCGGAGGTCCTCAAAAAAGAGCATATGAGGGTCATTCAGGAGCTTGACGCTGAGATCAAGAGATCAAACTGA
- a CDS encoding Mut7-C RNAse domain-containing protein, translating into MRKETERETEQRGFLVDLMLLRLGRWLRLLGQDVANPENDCDEALLGQAKREGRILITRDKRLFSSCSAAGVEGILIRSSQISEQILEMAERGIALRIDPQRCTLCNNPLEEAEGRRGELWICPVCQRFYWRGGHWKSMEEMLMALNHRMHQRE; encoded by the coding sequence ATGAGAAAAGAGACGGAAAGAGAGACCGAACAGAGAGGATTTCTCGTCGACCTCATGCTCCTCCGCCTGGGCAGATGGCTGCGCCTCCTGGGCCAGGATGTGGCCAATCCCGAGAACGATTGCGATGAGGCACTGCTGGGACAGGCGAAGAGAGAGGGGCGGATCCTGATCACCAGGGATAAGAGGCTCTTTTCCTCCTGTTCTGCTGCCGGGGTGGAGGGCATTCTCATCCGATCCTCCCAGATCTCAGAGCAGATCCTGGAGATGGCTGAAAGAGGTATCGCTTTGAGGATAGATCCTCAGAGGTGCACATTGTGCAACAATCCTCTCGAAGAGGCTGAAGGGCGCAGGGGAGAGCTCTGGATCTGTCCTGTCTGCCAGAGGTTCTACTGGCGAGGCGGCCACTGGAAGAGTATGGAAGAGATGCTTATGGCCCTGAACCATAGGATGCACCAACGAGAATAG
- a CDS encoding DUF1638 domain-containing protein — protein MYTIIACGIFKDEIERVSADLGFPHQTRYLGPGLHVNFDELKEALNEELKMASSDGSRGTIVAYGQCHPMMDEILKPYHAALLDCQNCVDAFITRKAMEDKAREGLFFYLSPGWLDAWRDIFNRLGWNPEIARLQMGSFKGSVYIDTLKDAQEREEELLQFFDFTNLPFTIMPVELDHFKSLIINAMESLED, from the coding sequence ATGTACACCATCATCGCCTGTGGCATCTTCAAAGATGAGATCGAGAGGGTGAGCGCCGATCTTGGATTCCCCCACCAGACACGCTATTTGGGTCCAGGCCTGCATGTCAACTTCGATGAGCTGAAGGAAGCCCTGAATGAGGAGCTGAAGATGGCTTCGTCAGATGGCAGCCGGGGAACAATTGTGGCTTACGGCCAGTGCCACCCCATGATGGACGAGATCCTGAAACCCTATCATGCTGCCCTACTGGATTGCCAGAACTGCGTGGATGCCTTCATCACCCGCAAGGCTATGGAAGATAAGGCGCGGGAGGGGCTCTTCTTCTATCTTTCCCCGGGCTGGCTTGATGCCTGGCGGGATATATTCAACCGGTTGGGCTGGAACCCGGAGATCGCTCGCTTGCAGATGGGCTCATTTAAAGGGTCGGTGTATATCGATACACTGAAGGACGCTCAGGAGAGGGAGGAGGAGCTCTTGCAGTTCTTTGATTTCACCAACCTTCCCTTCACCATCATGCCAGTGGAGCTGGATCACTTCAAATCACTGATCATCAATGCTATGGAGAGCTTGGAGGATTGA
- a CDS encoding VIT domain-containing protein — MDIQIKEQVATTHVDQAFINDQPWTAEGTYISPLPEGAVVSDLVMWVDGTAVHGEILEADEAREVRPMRQCLRRVQILDIEDEGAAGRGPIPPNPADPGSYSSISPLA, encoded by the coding sequence GTGGACATCCAGATAAAAGAGCAGGTGGCCACTACCCATGTTGACCAGGCATTCATCAATGACCAGCCCTGGACAGCAGAGGGAACCTACATCTCCCCCCTGCCCGAGGGAGCGGTGGTGAGTGACCTTGTGATGTGGGTGGACGGCACTGCCGTGCACGGTGAGATCCTGGAGGCGGATGAGGCGCGGGAGGTCAGGCCTATGAGACAGTGCCTGAGGAGGGTTCAGATTCTGGATATAGAGGATGAAGGCGCTGCTGGAAGAGGCCCAATCCCGCCCAATCCGGCTGATCCGGGCAGTTACAGCTCCATCTCTCCCCTGGCATAG
- the rqcH gene encoding ribosome rescue protein RqcH has protein sequence MKKAMSNVDVAAIARELRDRISGGFMGKAYQQSSDRIWLTVQSPAEGRLDLLLEAAKRVHITRAERPPSKTPPQFPTMLRSHLSGGRIVDIRQHQFDRLLEIKVERSGVPRYLIIELFPKGSMILLDESRNILSMLRKMLYRGSKMAAGEPYLYHPGQPDPRSISREELALWLASSGQDLVRSLARGLNMGGTYAEEVCLVAGIDKNKEAIDLDSEEIDRVHQSLRDVFLNDTLDPHIVIEDGSPVDVLPRPLKLYSGLEQKRFPTFSEALDAFFIRLEEEKAPKQDPLERRIELQRKAIEEFQIQEAELVRKGELVYQLYGRVEQILSLMNDAQARGFSYNQIWERISSSGLPQAKTILSLDGRGEMHVLLDEEELELNAALTVPQNAQRYYERAKEMLRKAKGAQSALAITEELKAGKAAPKKARAAPSYYRRRKPKWYERFRWFYSSDGFLILGGRDADSNEEIYAKYLEKRDLAMHTDAPGAPLTVIKTEGKEVPESTLQEAAVFSVSYSSLWKGGLAAADCYLVKGGQVSKTPEPGDS, from the coding sequence ATGAAGAAGGCGATGAGCAATGTGGATGTGGCAGCAATCGCAAGAGAGCTTCGGGATCGAATCTCAGGAGGATTTATGGGCAAGGCCTACCAGCAGTCCTCGGACAGGATCTGGCTCACTGTTCAGTCCCCTGCCGAGGGCAGGCTCGACCTTCTCCTGGAGGCGGCAAAAAGGGTTCATATCACCCGGGCCGAGCGTCCGCCCAGCAAGACGCCGCCCCAGTTTCCCACTATGCTCAGAAGCCATCTCTCCGGAGGGCGGATCGTCGATATCAGGCAGCATCAGTTCGACCGGCTATTAGAGATCAAAGTGGAGCGGAGTGGCGTTCCCCGTTATCTGATCATAGAGCTCTTTCCCAAGGGGAGCATGATCCTGCTCGACGAATCCAGAAACATCCTCAGCATGCTCAGAAAGATGCTTTACCGGGGGAGCAAGATGGCTGCTGGAGAGCCCTACCTCTATCACCCCGGCCAGCCCGATCCCAGGAGCATATCCCGGGAGGAGCTGGCCCTCTGGCTCGCCTCCAGCGGCCAGGATCTGGTGAGGTCCCTGGCCCGCGGCCTGAATATGGGTGGAACCTATGCCGAGGAGGTCTGCCTGGTGGCCGGGATAGACAAGAACAAGGAGGCGATCGACCTTGACTCCGAGGAGATCGATAGGGTGCACCAGTCCTTGAGAGATGTGTTCCTGAATGATACCCTCGACCCTCATATCGTCATCGAAGATGGCTCTCCGGTAGATGTCCTGCCCCGCCCACTGAAGCTTTACTCCGGCCTGGAGCAGAAGCGCTTCCCCACCTTCAGCGAGGCTCTCGACGCCTTTTTTATCAGACTTGAGGAGGAGAAGGCGCCCAAGCAAGATCCCCTGGAGCGCAGGATAGAGCTGCAGCGCAAGGCCATTGAGGAGTTTCAGATCCAGGAGGCAGAATTGGTCCGTAAGGGGGAGCTGGTCTACCAGCTCTACGGCAGAGTGGAGCAGATCCTCTCCCTGATGAATGATGCTCAGGCCCGAGGCTTCTCCTATAACCAGATCTGGGAGAGGATCAGCAGCTCAGGCCTTCCCCAGGCCAAGACCATCCTCTCTTTGGACGGCAGAGGGGAGATGCATGTCCTGCTGGATGAGGAGGAGCTGGAGTTGAATGCCGCCTTGACCGTTCCCCAGAATGCCCAGAGGTACTATGAGCGGGCCAAGGAGATGCTCCGCAAGGCCAAGGGGGCCCAGAGCGCACTGGCCATAACCGAGGAGCTGAAGGCCGGAAAGGCTGCACCCAAGAAGGCCCGTGCCGCTCCTTCGTACTACAGGAGAAGGAAGCCCAAGTGGTATGAGAGGTTCCGCTGGTTTTACTCCTCCGATGGCTTCCTGATCTTGGGGGGAAGGGATGCAGACAGCAATGAGGAGATCTATGCCAAATACCTGGAGAAAAGGGACCTGGCGATGCATACCGATGCTCCCGGTGCTCCCCTCACAGTGATCAAGACAGAGGGCAAAGAGGTGCCGGAAAGCACTCTTCAGGAAGCGGCGGTTTTTTCTGTGAGCTACTCCTCTCTTTGGAAGGGCGGACTGGCGGCAGCAGACTGCTACCTGGTTAAGGGGGGTCAGGTGAGCAAGACCCCAGAGCCGGGGGATTCTTGA
- a CDS encoding universal stress protein yields MFEKVLIPIDFSRYTGRMIECITKIPGIREVVLLHVLDASNPKLLEKSGWSYDSIISEASTRLNEQAELLFALIGGKEATISVKPVLKVIVEPMSGADGINLKPPEPRQDADFIYGGTVGEAIQKAAMEEDVSLIIMGAQGKGMMEGMLLGSVSTEVLRQGETDLLIIRHKILEKGEEAGIESFCPDIFSRVLVTTDLSPASRDAIALAGGLKGAREILLVHVISKEAEFDRAAEELNRMRQDLEQPGRAVTIHILKGRPADRILELAKKQDVSLLIFSSQGKGWIKQMRLGSTSFDVARRADRPVLVVRQERRPYE; encoded by the coding sequence ATGTTTGAAAAAGTCCTGATTCCTATAGACTTCTCCCGCTACACTGGCAGGATGATAGAGTGCATAACCAAGATCCCCGGAATAAGAGAGGTTGTGCTTCTCCATGTTCTCGATGCCAGCAATCCCAAGCTCCTGGAGAAGAGCGGGTGGAGCTATGACAGCATCATAAGCGAAGCGAGCACCAGGCTGAATGAACAGGCAGAGCTGCTCTTTGCCCTTATCGGCGGAAAAGAGGCCACAATTTCGGTAAAACCCGTTCTGAAGGTGATAGTGGAGCCCATGAGCGGTGCGGACGGGATCAACCTGAAGCCTCCGGAGCCCAGACAGGATGCTGATTTTATCTATGGGGGTACAGTGGGCGAGGCCATCCAGAAGGCGGCAATGGAGGAGGATGTATCCCTGATAATCATGGGGGCTCAGGGCAAGGGAATGATGGAGGGGATGCTGCTTGGAAGCGTATCCACGGAGGTGCTCCGCCAGGGGGAGACGGATCTTCTCATCATCCGCCATAAGATTCTGGAAAAGGGAGAAGAGGCGGGCATAGAGAGCTTCTGCCCTGATATATTCTCCCGGGTTTTGGTCACCACTGACCTCTCGCCCGCATCAAGGGATGCTATAGCCCTGGCGGGAGGATTGAAAGGAGCAAGAGAGATCCTGCTGGTCCATGTGATCTCCAAAGAGGCGGAGTTTGATCGGGCGGCAGAAGAGCTCAACCGTATGCGGCAGGATTTGGAGCAACCAGGAAGAGCAGTCACAATCCATATCCTCAAGGGCAGGCCAGCCGATCGGATACTGGAGCTCGCCAAAAAGCAGGATGTCTCCCTTTTGATCTTCAGCTCTCAGGGAAAGGGCTGGATCAAGCAGATGAGATTGGGCAGCACCTCATTCGATGTCGCCAGGCGGGCGGACCGACCAGTACTGGTGGTCAGGCAGGAGAGGAGGCCCTATGAATGA
- a CDS encoding nitrous oxide reductase family maturation protein NosD: MIKQFSNFSQRSPGIIILPVLILLLLYGPAHAATITVQPGERIQEAIDLAHNGDIIEVMSGTYRGTLDIRKEVSLIGIDSGEGMPVIDAGSIFGSVFMTANNSQISGFRILNPNGDGIDVVSSHNKISNNIIEACGAAIYLMVSDGNTISNNDATARCQGVMALLSSDGIMLAHSHENLIEGNTASGASMGIYLYFSHNNTVLNNIAQRNDHGIAIKGSRNNTIQENCIYSSKEEGIGLLNGCSGNTITKNNATNNSIGIYIRDSSHNIIYLNDFIDNRKNALSSSSNNRWHSPGQIDYPCANKSCTGFLGNYWSDYKGNSLDESGLGDVSHAFDYNCQDDYPLMIPSCDLIKPKMIHKGIVIEQ, from the coding sequence ATGATAAAACAGTTTTCAAATTTCAGCCAGAGGAGCCCCGGGATAATCATACTTCCTGTCCTTATCCTTCTTCTATTATATGGGCCGGCCCATGCAGCCACCATCACCGTTCAGCCCGGGGAGCGCATACAAGAGGCCATCGATCTGGCTCATAATGGCGATATCATCGAGGTCATGAGTGGCACCTACCGGGGGACGCTGGATATCAGAAAAGAGGTCTCTTTAATCGGCATTGATTCCGGAGAAGGAATGCCGGTGATCGATGCCGGCTCGATCTTCGGATCGGTATTCATGACCGCCAATAACAGCCAGATAAGCGGATTTAGGATATTGAACCCGAATGGCGACGGAATCGATGTCGTATCCAGCCATAACAAGATCAGCAACAACATCATAGAAGCATGCGGAGCCGCAATCTACCTGATGGTATCAGACGGGAATACCATCTCCAATAACGATGCAACCGCCCGCTGCCAGGGGGTGATGGCCCTTCTCTCCAGCGATGGCATAATGCTGGCTCACTCGCATGAGAATCTCATCGAGGGCAACACTGCATCAGGGGCATCGATGGGCATATACCTTTACTTCTCCCACAACAACACCGTTCTCAATAACATCGCTCAGAGAAATGATCATGGGATCGCCATCAAGGGCTCAAGAAATAACACCATACAGGAGAACTGCATCTATAGCAGCAAAGAGGAGGGAATTGGCCTTCTGAATGGCTGCAGCGGGAATACCATCACAAAGAACAATGCGACGAACAATTCCATCGGCATATACATTCGAGATTCCAGCCATAATATAATTTATCTGAACGACTTCATAGATAACCGCAAAAATGCCCTGTCCTCTTCTTCAAATAACAGATGGCACTCACCTGGGCAAATCGACTATCCATGCGCGAACAAGAGCTGTACAGGCTTTTTAGGCAACTACTGGTCCGATTATAAGGGCAATAGCTTAGACGAAAGCGGCCTGGGCGATGTCAGCCACGCCTTTGATTATAACTGCCAGGATGACTATCCTCTGATGATCCCCAGTTGCGATCTGATCAAGCCCAAGATGATCCATAAAGGTATAGTAATAGAGCAATAG
- the trxA gene encoding thioredoxin, producing the protein MDELEEIKKKKMEKMMREMNKPDEPAIELPGKPIIVTDSSVDAAAGQYPLLILDCWAEWCGPCRMIAPIIEELAAEMKGKVVFGKLDVDSNPQTANKYRISAIPTLMVFKNGKLIDKLVGAYPKPSLVAKIQKYL; encoded by the coding sequence TTGGACGAGCTGGAAGAGATTAAGAAAAAGAAAATGGAGAAGATGATGAGAGAGATGAATAAACCCGATGAACCAGCCATAGAGCTGCCTGGAAAGCCGATCATAGTCACAGACTCGAGCGTTGATGCTGCTGCCGGCCAGTATCCGCTCCTCATCCTGGACTGCTGGGCAGAGTGGTGCGGCCCCTGCCGCATGATCGCTCCGATAATCGAGGAGCTAGCAGCGGAGATGAAGGGCAAGGTGGTCTTTGGCAAGCTGGATGTGGATAGCAATCCTCAGACTGCAAATAAGTACAGGATCTCGGCGATACCTACATTGATGGTCTTCAAGAACGGAAAGCTCATCGACAAGCTTGTGGGGGCTTATCCCAAGCCCTCACTGGTGGCAAAGATTCAAAAGTACCTCTGA
- the moaA gene encoding GTP 3',8-cyclase MoaA: MIDSYGRKVTGIRIALTPDCNLRCIYCHHEGELLPSGEIPAEMVVSIAKAAAELGVCSVKLTGGEPLLRGDLDEIIARIPQSLEISLTTNGILLAEQAEALARAGLDRVNISLDSLQPGRYCGITGGRPEDLERVLAGVDAAIEADLLPIKLNFVLLKNNEPEVPDMIEFCRQRGLILQLIELLDLQGQGISGDIEGIERSLAARADAIRTREMHRRKKYILDGAEVEVVRPMDNTEFCSHCTRLRVTSDGKIKPCLLRSDNLVPVDSLDPDRIKELLRVANARRKPYFSPPVPPASRASSKTTFIEPNVG, translated from the coding sequence ATGATAGACTCTTATGGCCGCAAAGTCACAGGCATACGAATCGCCCTCACCCCCGACTGCAATCTGAGATGCATCTACTGCCATCATGAGGGGGAGCTGCTGCCAAGCGGGGAGATTCCAGCAGAGATGGTGGTGAGCATAGCCAAAGCTGCAGCGGAGTTGGGGGTCTGCTCGGTGAAGCTCACCGGTGGCGAGCCTCTGCTGAGAGGGGATCTCGATGAGATCATTGCCCGGATTCCGCAGAGCCTGGAGATATCCCTCACCACCAATGGCATCCTTCTCGCCGAACAGGCAGAGGCTCTGGCCCGGGCCGGTCTGGACAGGGTGAATATCAGCTTAGACTCCCTTCAGCCGGGCAGGTACTGTGGTATCACTGGAGGAAGGCCAGAGGACTTGGAGAGGGTTCTGGCGGGAGTTGATGCTGCCATAGAGGCGGATCTCTTGCCCATCAAGCTGAATTTTGTCCTCCTTAAGAATAACGAGCCTGAGGTCCCGGATATGATCGAGTTCTGCCGTCAAAGAGGGCTGATACTGCAGCTCATTGAGCTCTTAGACCTTCAGGGCCAGGGCATCAGCGGAGATATTGAGGGGATCGAACGGAGCCTGGCGGCCAGGGCAGATGCCATTCGAACCCGGGAGATGCACAGGCGGAAAAAGTATATCCTGGATGGGGCAGAGGTGGAGGTGGTCAGACCGATGGACAATACTGAGTTCTGCTCTCACTGCACGCGCTTGAGGGTAACCTCGGATGGAAAGATAAAACCCTGCCTGCTCAGAAGCGACAATCTAGTGCCGGTTGATAGCCTGGATCCGGACAGGATCAAGGAGTTATTAAGGGTAGCGAACGCCAGGAGGAAGCCGTACTTCTCCCCGCCGGTCCCGCCGGCGTCAAGAGCCTCTTCGAAGACCACTTTCATTGAACCGAATGTCGGATAG